Proteins co-encoded in one Sulfuricaulis limicola genomic window:
- a CDS encoding sulfotransferase family protein, with translation MNIFMIGTQRSGSNLLRLMLNELPRIAAPHPPHILQRLMPLVPNYGDLEQRGNFAQLVDDVCRLVELNPVPWEGVTLNRLDIQLRCRRHTLMAVYEAVYDAMARAWEARSWCCKSMANIQYLPQIEEHFRSPRYIYLYRDGRDVACSFRKAVVGEKHFYHIAKEWAAAQQLALGMRERIGPGRFISISYESLTSEPEHTMRLLCKFLGVRFNKKMLEFYKSDEAKRAAESSDLWGNVARPIMADNTRKFLRDANQEDIRIFESVAGDVLNALGYECMYVPEGSKPAFTEEEIRRFDAENRRLKDEVLQRTSADDLKRRDRQAGLIQEIRERGQMAPPSMRAIA, from the coding sequence ATGAACATCTTCATGATCGGAACCCAGCGCTCGGGCTCGAACCTGCTGCGCCTGATGCTGAACGAACTGCCCCGCATTGCCGCGCCGCATCCGCCGCATATCCTGCAACGCCTGATGCCGCTGGTGCCGAACTATGGTGACCTGGAGCAACGCGGGAATTTCGCGCAACTGGTGGATGACGTGTGCCGCCTGGTCGAGCTCAACCCGGTGCCGTGGGAAGGCGTGACGCTCAATCGTCTCGACATCCAGCTGCGCTGCCGCCGCCACACGCTCATGGCCGTGTACGAGGCGGTATATGACGCGATGGCCAGGGCCTGGGAGGCGCGCAGCTGGTGCTGCAAGAGCATGGCCAACATCCAGTATCTGCCGCAGATCGAAGAGCACTTTCGCAGCCCGCGCTACATCTATCTGTATCGCGACGGGCGCGACGTGGCCTGCTCGTTCCGCAAGGCCGTGGTGGGCGAGAAACACTTCTATCACATCGCGAAGGAATGGGCCGCGGCCCAGCAGCTGGCGCTCGGTATGCGCGAGCGCATCGGCCCAGGCCGATTCATCAGCATCAGCTACGAGTCGCTGACCAGCGAACCGGAGCACACCATGCGTCTGCTGTGCAAGTTCCTGGGCGTGCGTTTCAACAAGAAGATGCTGGAGTTCTACAAATCCGACGAGGCCAAGCGCGCGGCCGAGTCGAGCGACCTGTGGGGCAACGTGGCCAGGCCGATCATGGCTGACAACACCCGCAAGTTCCTGCGCGATGCGAACCAGGAAGACATTCGCATCTTCGAGTCCGTCGCAGGCGATGTGCTGAACGCCCTCGGTTACGAGTGCATGTACGTTCCGGAGGGCAGCAAGCCGGCTTTCACCGAGGAGGAGATCCGCCGGTTCGACGCGGAAAACCGGCGGCTCAAGGACGAGGTGTTGCAGCGTACCAGCGCCGATGACCTCAAGCGTCGCGATCGCCAAGCGGGTTTGATCCAGGAGATCCGTGAACGCGGCCAGATGGCGCCGCCGTCGATGCGCGCCATCGCCTGA